In Schaalia sp. JY-X169, the following are encoded in one genomic region:
- a CDS encoding glutamate--cysteine ligase encodes MPLDFAQSERSTVGVEWELQLVDKDSNDLRQAADAVIRKAREDKELSPHIHREMLLNTTEVTSGKRTKISECLEDLRYGVTALRPITDALRIDLSSAGTHPFARPAYQRVTDSRRYAELVDRTQYWGRQMLLYGVHVHVGVEDRDKVLPIVNALVTRAGQLQSLAASSPFWAGEDTGYASNRAMIFQQLPTAGMTPQFHEWSELERYHDGMLKTGVIDSFDELRWDIRPSIGLGTVEVRIFDACTNILEVEAVASLAHCLVEYYSSMIDAGEKTPEIPQWFADENKWRSARYGMDAILILDEDGNEEHVRDTVEQMLVDLAPTAERLGCADGLAKVRQILTFGASYQRQRAVAEANPKHAFDDVVELMRAEMGADSPLSPQAFAEIRQSNGRHSGAGRRI; translated from the coding sequence ATGCCCCTCGACTTTGCACAATCGGAACGTTCAACTGTTGGCGTGGAATGGGAGCTCCAACTAGTCGACAAAGACTCTAATGATTTGCGCCAAGCTGCGGATGCCGTCATTCGAAAGGCTCGCGAAGATAAGGAGCTTTCGCCTCATATTCACCGGGAGATGCTCCTCAACACAACCGAGGTCACATCTGGAAAGCGCACGAAGATTAGCGAGTGTCTTGAAGATCTCCGGTACGGTGTGACAGCACTACGCCCGATTACTGATGCGTTGAGGATCGACCTCAGTTCCGCCGGTACGCACCCCTTTGCACGCCCTGCTTACCAGCGCGTCACTGACTCTCGGCGCTACGCGGAACTGGTGGACCGCACGCAATACTGGGGCCGCCAGATGCTGCTCTACGGGGTTCACGTTCACGTGGGAGTAGAAGACCGGGACAAGGTCCTTCCGATTGTCAATGCACTGGTTACCCGTGCGGGCCAGCTGCAGTCTCTTGCGGCCTCGTCCCCTTTCTGGGCGGGCGAAGACACGGGCTACGCCTCCAACCGAGCGATGATTTTCCAGCAGCTGCCAACTGCGGGCATGACCCCACAGTTCCACGAGTGGAGCGAACTCGAGCGCTACCATGACGGAATGCTCAAGACGGGAGTCATCGATTCCTTTGACGAACTGCGCTGGGACATTCGCCCCTCGATAGGCCTGGGAACCGTCGAAGTGCGGATTTTCGACGCATGCACGAACATCCTTGAGGTCGAGGCGGTCGCGTCGCTCGCACACTGCCTAGTTGAGTACTACTCTTCGATGATTGACGCCGGTGAGAAAACGCCGGAGATCCCCCAGTGGTTCGCAGATGAGAACAAATGGCGTTCAGCGCGCTATGGAATGGACGCAATCCTGATTTTGGACGAGGACGGGAACGAGGAGCACGTTCGGGACACAGTCGAGCAGATGCTGGTGGATCTCGCACCGACAGCGGAGAGGCTCGGCTGCGCGGACGGCCTCGCTAAAGTCCGGCAGATTCTCACCTTCGGTGCGTCCTACCAGCGCCAACGGGCTGTTGCGGAGGCGAACCCTAAGCATGCTTTTGATGACGTCGTTGAACTGATGAGGGCCGAAATGGGGGCCGACTCCCCGCTCTCACCGCAGGCGTTTGCTGAGATTCGGCAGTCTAACGGCAGGCACTCGGGGGCTGGGCGTAGGATCTAG
- a CDS encoding fumarate reductase/succinate dehydrogenase flavoprotein subunit, with translation MTNDKLVDGLYRLGDDIEDTKAPKNVPLDKVWQTRKAEVKLVNPANRRKRSIIVVGTGLAGASAAASLGEQGYQVDAFFYQDSARRAHSIAAQGGINAAKDYRNDDDSVYRLFYDTVKGGDYRSRESNVYRLAECSVNVIDQAVAQGVPFAREYGGYLDTRSFGGVQVSRTFYARGQTGQQLLIGAYQALERQVAAGTVREHSRHEMVELIISEGRARGIVCRNMVNGELETYTADAVVLATGGYGNVFFLSTNAMGCNATAIWRAYRKGAYFGNPCFTQIHPTCIPQHGDQQSKLTLMSESLRNDGRIWVPKNVADCDKDPRDIPEEDRDYYLERIYPAFGNLVPRDIASRQAKNMCDAGLGVGPKVNGERRGVYLDFQDAIDRLGKDAVSAKYGNLFDMYERITAEDPYSVPMRIYPAVHFTMGGLWVDYDLESNVPGLYVAGEANFSDHGANRLGASALLQGLVDGYFALPAVMCDYLSGAASFPVVDDSTPAVVEAKAAAQAQIDRMMSIQGNRSADSFHKELGHIMWERCGMSRTREGLLEAIDMIRELRKEFWTNLRVPGKTVGEMNQSLEKAGRVADFLGLGELMCIDALNREESAGGHFREESQTEEGEAKRDDENFLFVSAWEWTGEDTPPILHKENLTYENIELKQRSYK, from the coding sequence ATGACTAACGACAAACTAGTTGATGGCCTCTACCGTCTTGGCGACGATATTGAGGACACTAAGGCACCGAAGAATGTGCCGCTTGACAAGGTCTGGCAGACACGCAAGGCCGAAGTCAAACTGGTCAACCCGGCCAACCGGCGCAAGCGCAGCATCATCGTGGTGGGAACCGGGCTTGCCGGTGCCTCCGCGGCCGCCTCGCTTGGTGAGCAGGGCTACCAGGTTGACGCCTTCTTCTATCAGGATTCCGCGCGACGCGCGCACTCCATTGCAGCTCAGGGTGGCATCAATGCCGCTAAGGACTACCGCAATGATGACGACAGCGTCTACCGCCTGTTCTATGATACGGTAAAAGGCGGCGACTACCGGTCACGCGAATCTAACGTCTACCGTCTCGCCGAATGCTCGGTCAACGTCATCGACCAGGCAGTTGCCCAGGGCGTCCCGTTTGCCCGCGAGTATGGCGGATACCTCGATACCCGTTCATTCGGTGGTGTTCAGGTTTCCCGTACGTTCTACGCACGTGGTCAAACAGGCCAGCAGCTTCTGATCGGTGCTTACCAGGCACTGGAGAGGCAAGTCGCAGCGGGCACCGTGCGTGAGCACTCACGCCATGAGATGGTTGAACTGATTATCTCTGAGGGTCGTGCTCGTGGCATCGTCTGCCGCAACATGGTCAATGGTGAACTTGAGACCTACACGGCAGATGCTGTGGTCCTGGCTACCGGTGGCTACGGTAACGTCTTCTTCCTTTCGACAAATGCGATGGGTTGCAATGCCACGGCAATCTGGCGTGCATACAGGAAGGGCGCCTACTTCGGAAACCCCTGCTTCACACAGATCCACCCGACCTGCATCCCGCAGCACGGAGACCAGCAGTCGAAGCTGACTCTCATGTCTGAGTCGCTCCGTAATGATGGGCGAATCTGGGTTCCTAAGAATGTAGCCGACTGCGATAAGGATCCAAGGGACATCCCCGAAGAGGATCGTGACTACTACCTCGAACGTATCTACCCCGCGTTCGGCAACCTTGTTCCACGTGACATTGCTTCGAGGCAAGCCAAGAACATGTGCGATGCGGGTCTGGGCGTTGGTCCTAAGGTCAACGGTGAGCGTCGCGGTGTTTACCTTGACTTCCAGGACGCGATTGACCGCTTGGGTAAGGACGCCGTTTCTGCAAAGTACGGCAACCTCTTCGACATGTACGAGAGGATCACGGCAGAGGATCCATACTCGGTTCCCATGCGTATCTACCCCGCAGTTCACTTCACAATGGGTGGCCTGTGGGTTGACTACGACCTCGAATCGAACGTTCCGGGCCTCTACGTTGCCGGTGAGGCGAACTTCTCTGATCACGGTGCGAACCGACTCGGCGCGTCCGCACTGCTTCAGGGTCTGGTGGATGGCTACTTTGCCCTTCCAGCAGTCATGTGTGACTACCTGTCCGGAGCGGCATCGTTCCCCGTGGTTGATGACTCCACTCCAGCAGTGGTTGAAGCCAAGGCTGCGGCCCAGGCACAGATCGACCGGATGATGAGCATTCAGGGCAATCGTTCCGCGGACTCGTTCCACAAGGAACTTGGCCACATCATGTGGGAACGTTGCGGCATGTCCCGCACCCGTGAGGGGTTGCTTGAGGCCATCGACATGATCCGGGAGCTCCGCAAGGAGTTCTGGACAAACCTTCGGGTTCCGGGCAAGACGGTCGGCGAGATGAATCAGTCGCTTGAGAAGGCTGGGCGTGTTGCTGACTTCCTCGGCCTCGGTGAGCTGATGTGCATTGATGCTCTGAACCGTGAAGAGTCCGCAGGTGGACACTTCCGCGAGGAATCGCAGACGGAAGAGGGCGAAGCGAAGCGTGACGATGAGAACTTCCTCTTCGTTTCAGCATGGGAGTGGACGGGTGAGGACACACCCCCAATCTTGCATAAAGAGAACCTCACGTACGAGAACATCGAGTTGAAACAGCGGAGCTACAAGTGA
- a CDS encoding aspartate ammonia-lyase: MTEYRIEHDTMGEVKVPKDALYAAQTQRAVENFPISGETLKPHHIAALGQIKRAAALANQELGVVDGEIAQAIVEASDEVIAGKHDKEFPIDVFQTGSGTSSNMNTNEVVASLASTIAGKSVHPNDHVNASQSSNDVFPSSIHIAAYQAVVEVLLPGLKTLQNSLENKAVEFEGVVKSGRTHLMDATPIMLGQEFSGFAQAMKYGVERVEGALPRLAELPLGGTAVGTGINTPAGFSARVIELIAENTGLPFTEAPNHFEAQAAQDSLVELSGQLRTVAVSLVKIANDLRWMGSGPRTGLGEISLPDLQPGSSIMPGKVNPVLPEATVMVAGQVIGNDAAIAFAGSQGNFDLLVMLPVMAANLLQSINILGNVSRTLADRCVDGITANVEACRRYAESSPSIVTPLNRLIGYENAAKIAKHSVKNDMTVREAVEDLGFVERGEVTSEQLDAALDVYSMTGPKQS, translated from the coding sequence ATGACGGAATACCGCATTGAGCACGACACGATGGGTGAAGTTAAGGTACCCAAGGATGCCCTCTACGCCGCACAAACCCAACGTGCCGTAGAGAACTTCCCGATTTCCGGTGAAACCCTCAAGCCCCACCACATTGCCGCCCTCGGACAGATCAAGCGTGCGGCTGCTCTAGCAAACCAGGAACTTGGTGTCGTCGACGGTGAGATCGCACAGGCAATCGTCGAGGCCTCAGATGAGGTAATCGCGGGCAAGCACGACAAAGAGTTCCCGATTGACGTTTTCCAGACAGGGTCCGGAACGTCCTCGAACATGAACACGAACGAGGTCGTGGCAAGCCTGGCATCAACCATTGCGGGTAAGTCAGTGCACCCCAACGACCATGTCAATGCTTCTCAGTCTTCGAACGACGTCTTCCCTTCGTCAATCCACATTGCCGCCTACCAGGCTGTAGTTGAGGTGCTTCTTCCGGGGCTGAAGACCCTGCAGAACTCGCTGGAAAACAAGGCTGTGGAGTTCGAGGGCGTCGTCAAGTCCGGCCGTACCCACCTCATGGATGCCACCCCAATCATGCTGGGCCAGGAGTTTTCAGGCTTCGCGCAGGCAATGAAGTACGGTGTTGAGCGGGTCGAGGGCGCACTGCCGAGGCTCGCGGAGCTTCCTCTAGGCGGGACAGCGGTCGGTACAGGGATCAACACGCCTGCGGGTTTCTCCGCTCGTGTTATTGAGCTGATTGCTGAGAACACGGGACTTCCTTTCACTGAAGCCCCGAACCACTTCGAGGCTCAGGCTGCGCAGGACTCCCTCGTGGAGCTTTCCGGGCAGCTGCGCACAGTTGCTGTTTCCCTGGTCAAGATCGCCAATGATCTGCGTTGGATGGGATCCGGCCCCCGCACGGGTCTGGGTGAAATCAGCCTTCCCGATCTGCAGCCAGGGTCGTCAATCATGCCGGGCAAGGTCAACCCCGTGCTGCCTGAAGCAACAGTCATGGTGGCAGGGCAGGTCATCGGTAATGATGCGGCTATTGCATTTGCGGGTTCGCAGGGCAACTTTGACCTGCTGGTGATGCTGCCGGTTATGGCTGCGAACCTCCTGCAGTCCATAAATATCCTGGGCAATGTTTCGCGCACCTTGGCCGACCGCTGCGTTGATGGAATCACCGCAAACGTCGAGGCATGCCGCCGCTATGCAGAGTCGTCACCCTCGATCGTCACGCCTCTTAACCGTCTGATCGGTTACGAGAATGCCGCGAAGATTGCCAAGCACTCGGTCAAGAACGATATGACTGTTCGCGAGGCCGTTGAGGACCTTGGATTCGTTGAGCGTGGGGAAGTCACTTCGGAGCAGCTCGACGCCGCGCTTGACGTCTACTCCATGACGGGTCCGAAGCAGAGCTAA
- the guaB gene encoding IMP dehydrogenase yields the protein MAHYRTDKIVGTGLTYDDVLLLPEVTSVIPSDVDTSTLVTRNLRLRIPLLSAAMDTVTEARMAIAMARLGGLGVIHRNLPIEAQADQVRLVKRSESGMVADPVTVPADATIEQLDELCGKYKVSGLPVVDEGGYLLGIITNRDLRFVPSSLWSTTTVAECMTRMPLITGPADISREDAKALLREHRVEKLPLVDGGGRLAGLITVKDFVKTEQYPSASKDAAGRLLVAAAVGYWGDAMERAEALANAGVDILVVDTANGGAELALAMIKRIKADSGFSGVDVIGGNVATEEGAGALVDAGVDAVKVGVGPGSICTTRVVAGVGVPQVTAIDMASRVCAPADVPIIADGGLQYSGDIAKAIVAGASTAMLGSLLAGCEEAPGDLVFSGGKQYKVYRGMGSMSAMSSRGRKSFSKDRYFQAEAQSDDELVPEGIEGQVPFAGSLAANVNQLVGGLHQSMFYTGSSTLDALQAKGRLIRITAAGLRESHPHDVTITAQAPNYKSSNTF from the coding sequence ATGGCGCACTACCGCACAGATAAAATTGTTGGAACTGGACTCACCTACGACGACGTCTTACTCTTGCCGGAAGTAACGTCCGTCATCCCTTCAGATGTCGATACCTCAACCCTTGTTACACGTAATCTTCGTCTGCGAATCCCACTGCTCTCCGCTGCCATGGATACTGTTACAGAAGCCCGTATGGCGATTGCAATGGCTCGGCTTGGGGGGCTCGGTGTCATTCACCGTAATCTTCCAATTGAGGCGCAGGCTGACCAGGTGCGTTTGGTAAAGCGCAGCGAGTCCGGAATGGTGGCAGACCCCGTCACGGTCCCAGCTGACGCGACCATTGAACAACTTGATGAGCTTTGTGGGAAGTACAAGGTTTCCGGGCTGCCGGTAGTGGACGAGGGCGGTTACCTCCTCGGCATCATCACCAATCGAGACTTACGCTTTGTCCCTTCCTCCTTGTGGTCCACCACGACCGTTGCAGAGTGCATGACAAGAATGCCGTTGATAACGGGGCCCGCGGACATTAGTCGCGAGGATGCGAAGGCGCTGCTTCGCGAACACAGGGTAGAGAAGCTGCCGCTTGTTGATGGGGGTGGACGGTTAGCGGGACTGATCACCGTCAAAGACTTTGTTAAGACGGAGCAGTATCCCTCGGCATCGAAAGATGCGGCAGGCAGGCTTCTGGTTGCAGCCGCCGTTGGGTACTGGGGTGACGCCATGGAGCGTGCTGAAGCGCTGGCCAATGCGGGAGTTGACATTCTTGTTGTGGACACCGCAAACGGGGGTGCTGAGCTTGCCCTTGCGATGATCAAGCGGATCAAGGCTGACTCTGGATTCAGCGGCGTTGATGTGATTGGCGGAAATGTAGCGACGGAAGAGGGCGCTGGCGCACTCGTTGATGCGGGCGTCGATGCGGTCAAGGTGGGCGTTGGGCCGGGGTCCATTTGCACGACACGCGTTGTTGCTGGTGTTGGTGTTCCGCAGGTGACTGCTATTGACATGGCGTCTCGCGTCTGCGCTCCCGCTGATGTACCAATCATTGCTGACGGAGGATTGCAGTATTCAGGGGACATCGCTAAGGCGATAGTCGCCGGAGCGTCCACGGCCATGCTGGGTTCCCTGTTGGCTGGTTGTGAAGAAGCCCCCGGGGATCTTGTCTTCAGTGGCGGCAAGCAGTACAAGGTCTATCGTGGGATGGGCTCCATGTCGGCTATGAGCTCACGAGGTCGTAAGTCCTTCTCTAAAGACCGCTACTTTCAGGCGGAAGCGCAGAGTGATGATGAGCTGGTCCCAGAAGGTATTGAGGGGCAGGTCCCCTTCGCAGGCTCACTTGCAGCAAACGTGAATCAGCTGGTTGGTGGACTGCATCAGTCGATGTTCTACACGGGATCTTCGACCTTGGATGCCCTGCAAGCCAAGGGACGCTTGATCCGAATAACCGCCGCCGGCTTGCGAGAGTCGCACCCACATGACGTGACGATCACGGCTCAGGCCCCGAACTACAAGTCATCGAACACTTTCTAG
- a CDS encoding GuaB3 family IMP dehydrogenase-related protein encodes MSYEVEIGRGKRGRRAYSLDDIALIPARRTRDPEDVNVSWQLDAYHLDIPVLAAPMDSVMSPSTAVEIGRLGGVGVLDLDGLWTRYEDPLPLLEEIVRAPDSDITSRLQQIYSAPIRDELIGQRLEEMRVAGVTVAGRLSPQRTQRHWRTAVEAGIELFVIRGSTVSAEHVSSRSEPLNLKRFIYELDVPVVVGGVATYTAALHLMRTGAAGVLVGFGGGAAHSTRQSLGIHAPNATAIGDVAAARRDYLDESGGRYVHVIADGGMGRSGDMIKAIACGADAVMLGAALARATEAPGRGWHWGSEATHPEVPRGHRAHVGTVGTFEQILYGPSVRDDGYLNFIGALKRAMATTGYAEVKDLQRVEVVVSPYRPT; translated from the coding sequence GTGAGCTATGAGGTAGAAATTGGTAGGGGAAAGCGTGGGCGTAGAGCTTACAGCTTGGACGATATTGCTCTGATACCAGCGCGTCGTACCAGGGACCCCGAAGATGTCAATGTCTCATGGCAGCTGGACGCATACCACTTGGATATTCCAGTGCTTGCAGCACCCATGGACTCCGTGATGAGCCCCAGCACAGCAGTTGAGATTGGTCGACTTGGTGGCGTTGGCGTCCTCGACCTCGACGGGCTGTGGACACGATATGAGGATCCACTTCCACTTCTGGAAGAGATTGTCCGGGCCCCGGATAGCGATATCACTTCGCGGCTCCAACAAATCTACTCCGCACCCATCAGGGACGAGCTGATTGGTCAGCGCCTTGAGGAGATGCGTGTTGCCGGCGTGACGGTGGCCGGGCGACTTTCCCCGCAGCGGACCCAACGGCACTGGCGAACTGCGGTCGAGGCCGGGATCGAGCTGTTCGTGATTCGTGGCTCCACGGTGTCTGCTGAACACGTCTCAAGCAGAAGTGAGCCCCTGAACCTCAAGCGCTTCATCTATGAACTGGACGTCCCTGTTGTTGTCGGGGGAGTGGCGACGTACACGGCGGCGCTGCACCTGATGCGTACGGGGGCGGCTGGTGTTCTGGTGGGATTTGGTGGCGGGGCCGCACATTCCACGCGTCAATCGCTAGGGATCCACGCGCCAAACGCGACGGCCATAGGCGATGTTGCGGCAGCTAGGCGCGATTACCTTGATGAATCGGGTGGTCGCTATGTCCACGTCATTGCCGATGGAGGTATGGGGCGAAGTGGTGACATGATCAAGGCTATCGCCTGTGGGGCTGATGCTGTCATGTTGGGGGCCGCCCTCGCACGCGCCACTGAAGCTCCGGGCCGTGGTTGGCATTGGGGTTCGGAAGCCACCCACCCCGAGGTACCCCGCGGACACCGGGCTCACGTGGGAACTGTGGGCACTTTTGAGCAGATTCTTTACGGTCCGTCGGTGCGTGACGACGGATACCTGAACTTCATCGGCGCCCTGAAGCGTGCGATGGCAACGACTGGATACGCAGAAGTGAAGGATCTGCAAAGGGTCGAGGTCGTGGTCAGCCCTTACAGACCAACGTAA
- the groES gene encoding co-chaperone GroES — MSISIQPLEDRVVLRTVDAEKTTSSGLVIPDTATEKPQQGEVLAVGPGRVDDAGNRVPMDVAVGDTVIYSRYGGNEVTVSGEDFLILSARDILAKIG, encoded by the coding sequence ATGTCGATCTCCATTCAGCCGCTTGAGGACCGCGTGGTCCTTCGCACCGTAGACGCGGAAAAGACAACTTCGTCCGGCTTGGTAATCCCGGACACGGCAACCGAAAAGCCACAGCAGGGTGAAGTCCTTGCAGTTGGCCCCGGCCGCGTTGACGACGCCGGTAACCGCGTACCCATGGATGTTGCCGTGGGTGACACAGTCATCTACAGCCGTTACGGAGGCAACGAGGTAACCGTTTCGGGAGAGGATTTCTTGATTCTTTCTGCCCGCGACATTCTTGCCAAGATTGGCTAA
- a CDS encoding WhiB family transcriptional regulator encodes MAEIAHLPGPLIDNWEWQYQGSCQNMDTELFFHPEGERGPSRKRRASQAKRVCARCPVQAECRAHSIAAREPFGIWGGLTEEERRREIRALNEQTLAS; translated from the coding sequence GTGGCGGAAATCGCACATCTACCTGGACCGCTCATCGACAACTGGGAATGGCAGTACCAGGGATCGTGCCAGAACATGGACACTGAACTCTTTTTTCACCCCGAGGGAGAGCGTGGCCCATCAAGAAAACGCCGCGCATCCCAAGCCAAGCGAGTCTGTGCCCGCTGCCCAGTGCAGGCAGAGTGTAGAGCGCATTCGATAGCAGCCAGGGAACCTTTCGGCATTTGGGGCGGCCTGACCGAAGAGGAACGCCGCCGGGAAATCCGCGCGTTGAATGAGCAAACCCTCGCAAGCTAG
- the tsaD gene encoding tRNA (adenosine(37)-N6)-threonylcarbamoyltransferase complex transferase subunit TsaD: MNSAPLILGIESTCDETGVALVRNKTLLTDVTATSMDQHVRFGGIIPEIASRAHLESFLPALDSALEQAGVKLSDVDAIACAAGPGLVGSLTVGITSAKGLAAALGVPLYGVNHVIGHLAIDMFEHGSLPDRFIGLVASGGHSNLLLIEDLPHSVVELGGTLDDAAGEAFDKVGRLMGLPYPAGPHMDRLAASAQDPDAIRFPRGLGAGKDKERYKYDFSFSGLKTAVSRYLNEHPEADHAEVAAAFSESINDSLTAKAVRAAVDSGCKAIVVGGGFAANSRLRSLLAERAGKEGIEVRIPPMRYCTDNGAQIAALGALLVEAGLPPSPADFGPDSGMELEQIYMS; encoded by the coding sequence GTGAACTCTGCACCCCTGATCCTCGGAATTGAATCGACATGCGACGAAACTGGCGTCGCGCTGGTCCGTAACAAGACTCTGCTTACCGACGTAACAGCCACCTCCATGGATCAACACGTGAGGTTTGGCGGCATCATCCCAGAGATTGCTTCGCGGGCCCACCTTGAGAGCTTTCTCCCCGCACTTGATTCCGCCCTCGAGCAAGCGGGTGTGAAGTTGAGTGACGTTGATGCGATTGCTTGCGCAGCCGGGCCCGGCTTGGTCGGCTCCCTGACTGTTGGAATCACGTCCGCAAAGGGTCTAGCAGCTGCGCTTGGTGTTCCTCTCTACGGTGTCAACCACGTGATTGGCCATCTCGCAATCGACATGTTCGAACACGGCTCGCTTCCTGACCGCTTCATCGGGTTGGTTGCATCGGGGGGACACTCCAACCTGCTGCTCATTGAGGACCTCCCACACTCGGTAGTTGAGCTGGGTGGAACACTGGATGACGCCGCGGGAGAGGCATTTGACAAGGTTGGCAGACTCATGGGGCTGCCGTATCCGGCGGGACCACACATGGACCGATTGGCTGCCTCAGCGCAGGATCCAGACGCGATCCGCTTTCCCCGGGGTCTTGGCGCCGGAAAAGACAAAGAACGCTACAAGTACGACTTCTCATTCTCCGGGCTCAAGACCGCCGTGTCCCGCTACCTCAATGAGCATCCGGAGGCCGACCACGCCGAGGTCGCAGCGGCTTTCTCAGAGTCAATCAATGACTCGCTCACCGCGAAGGCTGTTCGAGCGGCTGTGGATAGCGGATGCAAAGCGATCGTCGTCGGCGGAGGTTTTGCCGCAAATTCTCGCCTCCGCTCACTGCTAGCGGAGCGTGCGGGCAAAGAAGGGATTGAAGTGCGGATCCCACCAATGCGGTACTGCACTGACAATGGCGCCCAAATCGCAGCCCTTGGGGCTCTGCTGGTAGAAGCCGGTCTCCCGCCCTCGCCCGCAGATTTTGGGCCCGATTCTGGAATGGAACTGGAACAGATTTACATGTCCTAG
- a CDS encoding succinate dehydrogenase/fumarate reductase iron-sulfur subunit — protein sequence MNLKLRIWRQETPDVDGAMVEYEVRGVSEDSSFLEMLDILNEELFARGEDPVAFDSDCREGICGQCGIVINGIANGPEQTTTCQLHMRSFNDGDTITIEPWRATAFPIIQDLVVNRRAFDRIIQAGGYVSVNTGAAPDANVTLIPKPEADRAFEAAACIGCGSCVAACPNASAMLFTAAKVTHLGLLPQGHPENLSRVVNMLNQMDEEGFGGCTNIGECSAVCPKEIPLDVISTLNRQLSKATFKGL from the coding sequence GTGAACCTGAAACTACGAATTTGGCGCCAGGAGACTCCCGATGTCGATGGTGCGATGGTTGAGTATGAAGTGCGGGGGGTTTCTGAAGATTCCTCTTTCCTCGAAATGCTCGACATTCTGAACGAAGAGCTTTTTGCTCGCGGCGAGGATCCAGTCGCGTTTGACTCAGACTGCCGTGAAGGCATCTGTGGTCAGTGTGGGATCGTCATCAACGGCATTGCCAACGGCCCTGAACAGACCACAACCTGTCAGTTGCATATGCGCTCATTCAATGATGGTGACACAATCACGATCGAACCGTGGCGTGCAACGGCTTTCCCAATCATTCAGGACCTGGTTGTCAACCGCCGGGCATTTGACCGAATCATTCAAGCCGGTGGCTACGTTTCTGTGAACACAGGTGCCGCACCGGATGCGAATGTGACTCTGATTCCGAAGCCTGAAGCGGATCGCGCGTTTGAAGCGGCTGCCTGCATTGGCTGCGGCTCCTGTGTGGCTGCGTGCCCCAATGCGTCGGCCATGCTGTTTACAGCAGCAAAGGTTACTCACCTGGGTCTGCTTCCGCAGGGACATCCAGAGAACCTGAGCCGCGTGGTGAACATGCTGAACCAGATGGACGAAGAAGGCTTCGGCGGTTGCACGAACATTGGTGAATGCTCAGCAGTTTGCCCCAAGGAGATTCCTTTGGACGTTATCTCAACCCTGAACCGCCAGCTCAGCAAGGCAACCTTCAAGGGATTGTAG
- a CDS encoding exonuclease domain-containing protein, with translation MIETTQTDAQNLQELPWAARPWAGFDTETTGVNPHTDRLVSAAIVHRMSPLSGEGEGRHLTSFEHHTWLADPGVAIPPTAAAIHGITTEYARSHGQPVEVVTEEVVAALAEHFRGGGIVVVFNAGFDIPLLEAEAVRHDVPTLRSRLGTEVGPIIDPLVLDRALDRFRKGKRTLSDLANVYGIELPSDTHQAHVDAELTLKVAEALIAKFPVLAEMTASEVHDFQRTSHARWAEDFEGYLRKQGRTTTISRNWF, from the coding sequence ATGATAGAAACGACGCAGACAGACGCCCAGAATCTACAGGAGCTGCCGTGGGCCGCTCGCCCCTGGGCAGGCTTTGACACGGAGACCACGGGGGTCAATCCGCACACGGACCGGCTTGTGAGCGCTGCAATAGTCCACCGCATGAGTCCGCTTTCGGGCGAGGGCGAAGGTCGGCACCTCACATCGTTTGAACACCACACTTGGCTTGCGGACCCCGGGGTGGCGATTCCGCCCACGGCCGCGGCAATCCACGGTATTACAACCGAATACGCGCGCAGCCACGGCCAACCCGTAGAAGTGGTTACGGAGGAAGTTGTCGCCGCTTTGGCCGAACACTTCCGTGGTGGCGGAATCGTTGTGGTGTTCAACGCTGGCTTCGACATCCCCCTCCTCGAAGCAGAAGCTGTGCGTCATGACGTGCCAACCCTCAGGTCCCGATTGGGGACGGAAGTGGGGCCAATCATCGATCCTCTCGTCCTCGACCGCGCACTTGACAGGTTTCGCAAGGGGAAGAGGACGCTCTCCGACCTCGCAAACGTGTATGGGATCGAATTACCTTCAGATACACACCAGGCGCATGTTGACGCAGAACTAACCCTGAAAGTGGCAGAGGCACTTATCGCAAAGTTCCCAGTGCTCGCGGAGATGACAGCCTCGGAGGTTCACGATTTCCAGAGGACAAGCCATGCGCGCTGGGCAGAGGATTTTGAGGGCTATTTGAGGAAGCAGGGCCGCACCACAACGATCTCGCGGAACTGGTTCTAG